The Bombus fervidus isolate BK054 chromosome 3, iyBomFerv1, whole genome shotgun sequence genome includes a window with the following:
- the Gk1 gene encoding glycerol kinase 1, producing MPENINRTGPFIGAIDEGTSSARFLVFDVLRRKVIASHQIEIKQKYPQEGWVEQDPKEILKAVIECIKKTIEKLKDIGMSLSDIKAIGITNQRETTLMWDKNTGEPLHNAIVWLDIRTTTTLEGILDSVPNKTRNKNYLKPICGLPMSPYFSALKIRWLIDNVPAVKHAVDEERCAFGTIDTWLMWNLTKGQLHITDVSNASRTMLMNIESLKWDPLLCQFFGIPQHILPEIRSSAEVYGIVSNPEVLAGVPIAGCVGDQQGALLGQLCLRPGQAKATYGTGCFLLYNTGNVKVDSTQGLITTIAYKIGKEPAIYALEGSVAIGGAALTWLRDNIQLFANITQSQDMAESVRNSGDVYFVPAFSGLYAPYWQQDARGVICGITEDTQQYHIVRAALEAVCFQTRDILEAMIKDSGTKLTTLQVDGGMTVNNLLMQLQADLTGINVVRPNMVETTALGAAILAGIGVGIVDISDVDASQVTTFSPGVGDDERDLRYSKWKMAIERSMKWDCSTTLINN from the exons atGCCTGAAAACATCAATCGCACGGGTCCATTCATAGGAGCAATTGACGAAGGGACGAGTAGCGCTAGATTCTTA gtGTTTGATGTCTTACGTAGGAAAGTAATAGCATCACaccaaattgaaattaaacaaaaatatccaCAAGAAGGATGGGTGGAACAAGAtccaaaagaaattttaaaagctGTTATAGAATGTATCAAAAAGactatagaaaaattaaaagatatcggCATGAGCCTGTCAGACATTAAAGCAATTGGGATCACCAATCAACGAGAAACTACTTTAATGTGGGATAAAAATACAGGAGAACCATTACACAATGCAATAG tatGGCTAGATATTAGAACTACCACAACTTTAGAAGGTATATTAGACAGCGTACCtaataaaacaagaaacaaaaattatttaaaacctATTTGTGGCCTTCCAATGTCACCATACTTTAGTGCTCTCAAAATACGTTGGCTTATTGATAATGTACCAGCTGTTAAACATGCAGTTGATGAAGAAAGATGTGCTTTTGGAACAATTGATACATGGCTTATGTGG AATCTCACCAAAGGTCAGTTACATATAACTGATGTTTCAAATGCATCTCGCACAATGTTAATGAATATTGAATCATTAAAATGGGATCCTCTGTTATGTCAATTTTTTGGAATTCCACAACACATTCTGCCTGAAATACGATCTAGTGCTGAAGTATATGGAATAGTTTCTAATCCAGAAGTTCTTGCTGGTGTACCTATAGCAGgg TGTGTAGGTGATCAACAAGGAGCACTTCTTGGTCAATTATGCTTAAGGCCTGGGCAAGCAAAGGCTACTTATGGAACTGGTTGTTTCTTACTTTACAATACTGGAAATGTT aaAGTAGATTCGACTCAGGGTCTTATAACAACTATTGCATATAAGATAGGCAAAGAACCAGCAATTTATGCATTGGAAGGCTCAGTAGCTATAGGTGGGGCAGCTTTAACATGGTTACGTGATAACATACAATTATTCGCTAATATTACACAGTCTCAAGACATGGCAGAAAGTGTGAGAAATTCTGGAGACGTATATTTTGTACCTGCATTTTCTGGTTTATACGCACCATATTGGCAACAAGATGCACGAGG AGTGATTTGCGGCATCACCGAAGATACGCAACAATATCATATTGTCCGGGCAGCATTAGAAGCTGTCTGTTTTCAGACGAGAGATATTTTAGAAGCGATGATTAAAGATTCCGGAACGAAACTAACAACTTTACAAGTTGATGGTGGAATGACAGTAAATAATTTGCTTATGCAACTACAAGCTGATCTAACAGGAATAAATGTTG TGAGACCCAATATGGTAGAAACAACAGCATTAGGAGCAGCTATATTAGCTGGTATTGGAGTAGGTATTGTTGATATCAGTGATGTAGACGCGTCGCAAGTTACAACATTTTCACCAGGAGTTGGAGACGATG aAAGAGATTTAAGGTATTCTAAATGGAAAATGGCTATCGAAAGATCTATGAAATGGGATTGTTCTACCActttaataaacaattaa
- the LOC139985495 gene encoding uncharacterized protein isoform X2 encodes MQQEEDNRRFEFAPCNITPNNLQRTPRDAGSERKDILSEVKRRIHSTPQNSPNRHPKTPQSSGSFRKDVKLHLECTKRKIPSPHKESLEKIQKTSPSGKFVNTLIGQWYKLTGVRTALPQTTQENSITEEMRRMYGIEERKIQKLQKKLQSAEETISSLSASHEAELRAKEDILQQLNSDWESITNYYDEISESLKGFQQHKDNLTKLYNDVIITQQSTVKKLQQELSTMKLKDDAQRNIVSTIENKLKDQEKRIHEMMIAETELKKQFEDTKDKSISEKNYLHNVHAEEKLELMKKQENLTSMNQELQVQLQKITEQKQDLSTVLAEKDDKIVKLQEEISTYKNKIGDLLYRNTELSSKYETSFGKEGELSKQLQLRTEEVEKLRENLNTRQELESSLAQDLEIIDNKYRNVQNDFINVENELKETQVRNLNLEQSLHIMKRDNEHKIVELNRKIEFLEREKERMILEKHSKIQELEHAYDLLKEKHEAEITSLKQKYDVKLTEMTKTVTTQHCTFLKLNEALNKMNKDNQNRQTNSDQCTIANRNKLQENLGSKMQPLVESNDNVIETRIKEIENQTQTSQVREMKEQQFQDQENVDRSKATFKDKGEMPDLEQDIYSFSDIEVNNESQTVLSQNRKLRFQLNSPTKIVDYTENYSNFSQDKNITQSNIKIKKQQEKKNEDKNNSTVKKRIFKTRGTGLRQYGTTKNFQYGTLGKISKK; translated from the exons ATGCAGCAAGAGGAAGATAATCGCAGATTTGAATTCGCACCTTGCAACATAACTCCAAACAATTTACAAAGAACGCCACGAGATGCTG GATCTGAAAGGAAAGATATACTGTCGGAAGTTAAACGTAGGATTCACTCTACTCCTCAAAATAGCCCGAATAGACATCCGAAAACTCCTCAAAGTAgcg GGTCTTTTAGAAAAGACGTGAAATTGCATTTAGAATGCACAAAGCGAAAGATTCCATCACCTCATAAGGAGAGCCTCGAAAAGATTCAGAAAACATCTCCAAGTGGAAAATTCGTCAATACCTTAATAGGACAGTGGTACAAACTTACGGGTGTTCGAACAGCATTGCCCCAAACA ACACAAGAAAATTCCATCACGGAAGAAATGAGGCGAATGTATGGAATTGAAGAACGGAAGATTCAGAAGTTGCAGAAGAAGCTGCAGAGTGCTGAAGAAACTATATCTTCACTTTCTGCATCTCACGAGGCCGAGCTGCGAGCTAAAGAGGACATTTTGCAACA ATTGAACAGCGATTGGGAATcaattactaattattatGATGAAATATCGGAGAGCCTGAAGGGGTTTCAGCAGCACAAGGATAATTTAACAAAGTTATATAACGACGTCATTATTACACAACAGTCAACGGTGAAGAAGCTACAACAGGAATTAAGTACTATGAAATTGAAAG ATGATGCACAGAGAAATATTGTTAGTACAATTGAAAACAAACTAAAGGATCAAGAGAAAAG GATACATGAAATGATGATTGCTGAGACCGAATTGAAAAAACAATTCGAAGATACGAAGGATAAATCAATttcagaaaaaaattatttgcacaATGTTCATGcagaagaaaaattagaattaatgaag AAGCAAGAAAATCTCACGTCGATGAATCAAGAACTGCAAGTGCAATTACAGAAGATTACGGAACAAAAACAAGACCTAAGTACCGTGTTAGCTGAAAAAgacgataaaattgtaaaattacagGAGGAGATCTCTACATACAA AAATAAAATCGGAGATTTGCTTTATCGCAACACAGAATTAAGTTCAAAATATGAAACGTCATTCGGAAAGGAAGGAGAACTATCAAAACAATTGCAATTGAGAACAGAAGAA GTCGAGAAATTacgagaaaatttaaataccaGACAAGAACTAGAATCTAGTTTAGCTCAAGATCTTGAGATAATTGACAATAAATACCGTAACGTGCAAAATGACTTCATAAATGTAGAAAATGAATTAAAGGAGACACAAGTTCGTAATTTAAATCTTGAGCAGTCTTTGCATATTATGAAACGCGATAACGAACATAAGATAGTAGAATtgaatagaaaaattgaattcttagaaagagaaaaagaaagaatgattTTAGAGAAGCATTCAAAAATACAG GAACTGGAGCACGCTTATGACTTATTAAAAGAGAAACACGAGGCAGAAATAACATccttaaaacaaaaatatgatGTTAAATTAACAGAAATGACGAAGACAGTAACTACACAACATTGTacctttttaaaattaaatgaagcTTTAAACAAAATGAACAAAGATAATCAAAATAGACAAACAAATTCTGATCAATGTACAATAGCAAATCGTAACAAACTGCAAGAAAACTTGGGATCAAAAATGCAACCACTAGTAGAATCTAACGATAATGTAATTGAAAcaagaattaaagaaatagaaaaccaAACGCAAACAAGTCAAGTTCGTGAAATGAAAGAGCAACAATTTCAAGACCAAGAAAATGTAGATAGGTCGAAAGCTACATTTAAAGATAAAGGCGAAATGCCGGATCTGGAACAAGATATATATAGCTTTAGTGATATAGAAGTTAACAATGAATCACAAACT gtATTGTCACAAAATAGGAAACTTCGATTCCAGTTAAATTCTCCAACAAAG ATTGTTGATTATACAGAAAACTATTCTAATTTCTctcaagataaaaatataacgcaatcgaatataaaaataaagaaacagcaggagaaaaaaaatgaa gataaaaataattcaacggtaaaaaaaagaatatttaaaactcGTGGCACTGGATTACGGCAATATGGAACTacgaaaaattttcaatatggaactcttggaaaaatttctaaaaaataa
- the LOC139985495 gene encoding uncharacterized protein isoform X1 codes for MQQEEDNRRFEFAPCNITPNNLQRTPRDAGSERKDILSEVKRRIHSTPQNSPNRHPKTPQSSGSFRKDVKLHLECTKRKIPSPHKESLEKIQKTSPSGKFVNTLIGQWYKLTGVRTALPQTVTQENSITEEMRRMYGIEERKIQKLQKKLQSAEETISSLSASHEAELRAKEDILQQLNSDWESITNYYDEISESLKGFQQHKDNLTKLYNDVIITQQSTVKKLQQELSTMKLKDDAQRNIVSTIENKLKDQEKRIHEMMIAETELKKQFEDTKDKSISEKNYLHNVHAEEKLELMKKQENLTSMNQELQVQLQKITEQKQDLSTVLAEKDDKIVKLQEEISTYKNKIGDLLYRNTELSSKYETSFGKEGELSKQLQLRTEEVEKLRENLNTRQELESSLAQDLEIIDNKYRNVQNDFINVENELKETQVRNLNLEQSLHIMKRDNEHKIVELNRKIEFLEREKERMILEKHSKIQELEHAYDLLKEKHEAEITSLKQKYDVKLTEMTKTVTTQHCTFLKLNEALNKMNKDNQNRQTNSDQCTIANRNKLQENLGSKMQPLVESNDNVIETRIKEIENQTQTSQVREMKEQQFQDQENVDRSKATFKDKGEMPDLEQDIYSFSDIEVNNESQTVLSQNRKLRFQLNSPTKIVDYTENYSNFSQDKNITQSNIKIKKQQEKKNEDKNNSTVKKRIFKTRGTGLRQYGTTKNFQYGTLGKISKK; via the exons ATGCAGCAAGAGGAAGATAATCGCAGATTTGAATTCGCACCTTGCAACATAACTCCAAACAATTTACAAAGAACGCCACGAGATGCTG GATCTGAAAGGAAAGATATACTGTCGGAAGTTAAACGTAGGATTCACTCTACTCCTCAAAATAGCCCGAATAGACATCCGAAAACTCCTCAAAGTAgcg GGTCTTTTAGAAAAGACGTGAAATTGCATTTAGAATGCACAAAGCGAAAGATTCCATCACCTCATAAGGAGAGCCTCGAAAAGATTCAGAAAACATCTCCAAGTGGAAAATTCGTCAATACCTTAATAGGACAGTGGTACAAACTTACGGGTGTTCGAACAGCATTGCCCCAAACAGTA ACACAAGAAAATTCCATCACGGAAGAAATGAGGCGAATGTATGGAATTGAAGAACGGAAGATTCAGAAGTTGCAGAAGAAGCTGCAGAGTGCTGAAGAAACTATATCTTCACTTTCTGCATCTCACGAGGCCGAGCTGCGAGCTAAAGAGGACATTTTGCAACA ATTGAACAGCGATTGGGAATcaattactaattattatGATGAAATATCGGAGAGCCTGAAGGGGTTTCAGCAGCACAAGGATAATTTAACAAAGTTATATAACGACGTCATTATTACACAACAGTCAACGGTGAAGAAGCTACAACAGGAATTAAGTACTATGAAATTGAAAG ATGATGCACAGAGAAATATTGTTAGTACAATTGAAAACAAACTAAAGGATCAAGAGAAAAG GATACATGAAATGATGATTGCTGAGACCGAATTGAAAAAACAATTCGAAGATACGAAGGATAAATCAATttcagaaaaaaattatttgcacaATGTTCATGcagaagaaaaattagaattaatgaag AAGCAAGAAAATCTCACGTCGATGAATCAAGAACTGCAAGTGCAATTACAGAAGATTACGGAACAAAAACAAGACCTAAGTACCGTGTTAGCTGAAAAAgacgataaaattgtaaaattacagGAGGAGATCTCTACATACAA AAATAAAATCGGAGATTTGCTTTATCGCAACACAGAATTAAGTTCAAAATATGAAACGTCATTCGGAAAGGAAGGAGAACTATCAAAACAATTGCAATTGAGAACAGAAGAA GTCGAGAAATTacgagaaaatttaaataccaGACAAGAACTAGAATCTAGTTTAGCTCAAGATCTTGAGATAATTGACAATAAATACCGTAACGTGCAAAATGACTTCATAAATGTAGAAAATGAATTAAAGGAGACACAAGTTCGTAATTTAAATCTTGAGCAGTCTTTGCATATTATGAAACGCGATAACGAACATAAGATAGTAGAATtgaatagaaaaattgaattcttagaaagagaaaaagaaagaatgattTTAGAGAAGCATTCAAAAATACAG GAACTGGAGCACGCTTATGACTTATTAAAAGAGAAACACGAGGCAGAAATAACATccttaaaacaaaaatatgatGTTAAATTAACAGAAATGACGAAGACAGTAACTACACAACATTGTacctttttaaaattaaatgaagcTTTAAACAAAATGAACAAAGATAATCAAAATAGACAAACAAATTCTGATCAATGTACAATAGCAAATCGTAACAAACTGCAAGAAAACTTGGGATCAAAAATGCAACCACTAGTAGAATCTAACGATAATGTAATTGAAAcaagaattaaagaaatagaaaaccaAACGCAAACAAGTCAAGTTCGTGAAATGAAAGAGCAACAATTTCAAGACCAAGAAAATGTAGATAGGTCGAAAGCTACATTTAAAGATAAAGGCGAAATGCCGGATCTGGAACAAGATATATATAGCTTTAGTGATATAGAAGTTAACAATGAATCACAAACT gtATTGTCACAAAATAGGAAACTTCGATTCCAGTTAAATTCTCCAACAAAG ATTGTTGATTATACAGAAAACTATTCTAATTTCTctcaagataaaaatataacgcaatcgaatataaaaataaagaaacagcaggagaaaaaaaatgaa gataaaaataattcaacggtaaaaaaaagaatatttaaaactcGTGGCACTGGATTACGGCAATATGGAACTacgaaaaattttcaatatggaactcttggaaaaatttctaaaaaataa